Proteins co-encoded in one Dyella humicola genomic window:
- a CDS encoding DEAD/DEAH box helicase, whose protein sequence is MSQTVLTDTFFTNFDLHPLLQQGLDEAGFTRCTPIQALTLPMALAGRDVAGQAQTGTGKTCAFLVATMNRLLTTSAVAERKDSDPRALVIAPTRELAIQIEKDAKAIGRHTGLRTALIYGGVDYDKQRQQLKDGCDIIIATPGRLLDYYKQHVFSLDAVEVMVIDEADRMFDLGFIKDVRFIFRRLPAREQRQVLLFSATLSHRVLELAYEHMHNAEKLVVETENVTADRVRQVVYFPAKEEKMPLLLNLLDRTKAERSIIFVNTKAAAERITDRVKRQGYRVGALSGDVPQLKRQKLLQRFQEGQLDMLVCTDVAARGLHIPAVSHVFNYDLPQDAEDYVHRIGRTARLGAEGDAISFACDLYAMSLPDIETYIDQRIPVANIEPDMLVMPQPREQDAQFMADVAADSAAFGDKVEAREKDGSPSKRSGSRNGRGRDGERPARSDKPREPRKPRVEVAAQESAVAVAMPAETKPAEANGETVDAAERKRRRRRGGRGRRRDGDAPAVETAASPAAENGRAPRGERRSSRERGGADTAHARPSRQVAITSGKSNEQSSPKKDGFFRRLSRFFTGR, encoded by the coding sequence ATGTCACAAACTGTACTCACTGATACTTTTTTCACCAATTTCGATCTCCATCCACTGCTGCAGCAAGGCCTCGACGAGGCGGGATTCACCCGCTGCACGCCGATCCAGGCACTGACCCTGCCGATGGCGCTCGCCGGCCGCGATGTCGCCGGCCAGGCGCAGACCGGCACGGGTAAGACCTGCGCCTTCCTGGTGGCGACCATGAATCGCCTGCTGACCACCTCGGCCGTAGCCGAGCGCAAGGACAGCGATCCGCGTGCCCTGGTGATCGCCCCGACCCGCGAGCTGGCGATCCAGATCGAAAAGGACGCCAAGGCGATCGGCCGCCACACCGGCCTGCGCACCGCGCTGATCTATGGCGGCGTCGACTATGACAAGCAGCGCCAGCAGCTCAAGGATGGCTGCGACATCATCATCGCCACGCCGGGCCGCCTGCTCGACTATTACAAGCAGCACGTGTTCAGCCTCGACGCCGTCGAGGTGATGGTGATCGACGAGGCGGACCGCATGTTCGACCTCGGCTTCATCAAGGACGTGCGCTTCATCTTCCGCCGCCTGCCGGCGCGCGAGCAGCGCCAGGTGCTGCTGTTCTCCGCCACGCTGAGCCATCGCGTGCTGGAGCTTGCCTACGAGCACATGCACAACGCCGAGAAGCTGGTGGTGGAGACGGAAAACGTCACCGCCGACCGCGTGCGCCAGGTTGTCTACTTCCCCGCCAAGGAAGAGAAGATGCCGCTGCTGCTCAATCTGCTGGACCGCACCAAGGCCGAGCGCAGCATCATCTTCGTCAACACCAAGGCGGCCGCCGAGCGCATCACCGATCGCGTGAAGCGCCAGGGCTACCGCGTGGGCGCGCTGTCCGGCGACGTGCCGCAGCTCAAGCGCCAGAAGCTGCTGCAGCGCTTCCAGGAAGGCCAGCTCGACATGCTGGTATGCACCGACGTGGCCGCGCGCGGCCTGCATATCCCGGCGGTCAGCCACGTCTTCAACTACGACCTGCCGCAGGATGCCGAAGATTACGTGCACCGCATCGGCCGTACCGCGCGGCTGGGAGCCGAAGGCGACGCGATCAGCTTCGCCTGCGACCTGTATGCGATGTCGCTGCCCGATATCGAGACGTATATCGACCAGCGCATCCCGGTGGCGAACATCGAGCCGGACATGCTGGTGATGCCGCAGCCGCGCGAGCAGGACGCGCAGTTCATGGCCGATGTCGCTGCCGATAGCGCCGCGTTCGGCGACAAGGTGGAAGCGCGCGAGAAGGACGGTTCGCCGAGCAAGCGTTCGGGCAGCCGCAACGGTCGCGGCCGTGATGGCGAGCGTCCCGCACGCAGCGACAAGCCGCGTGAACCGCGCAAGCCGCGCGTCGAGGTAGCTGCCCAGGAAAGCGCCGTTGCCGTGGCAATGCCCGCCGAGACCAAGCCGGCTGAGGCAAATGGCGAGACGGTCGATGCCGCGGAGCGCAAGCGCCGCCGCCGTCGCGGTGGTCGTGGTCGTCGTCGTGATGGCGATGCGCCCGCTGTGGAGACCGCAGCGAGCCCGGCAGCCGAGAACGGCCGTGCACCGCGCGGCGAGCGTCGCTCGTCGCGTGAGCGCGGTGGTGCGGATACCGCGCATGCGCGTCCTTCGCGCCAGGTGGCGATCACCTCGGGCAAGTCGAACGAGCAGTCCTCGCCGAAGAAGGACGGATTCTTCCGTCGCTTGAGCCGCTTCTTTACCGGTCGTTGA
- a CDS encoding response regulator transcription factor — translation MPRVLVIEDDEATAREIVAELTVHGMLAEWVANGREGFDRASQRDYDLITLDRMLPGMDGIDVVAAMRRAQIDTPVLMISALSDVDDRVRGLRAGGDDYLTKPFAPDEMAARAEVLLRRRQPQSAQRLRAADLELDLVSHLAYRNGQPLTLLPTEYRLLEFLMRNSDQVLTRAMIFETVWGFHFDPGTNVIDVHIGRLRRKIDSAGQLALIHTVRGTGYMLTAAHDTLPVTS, via the coding sequence ATGCCCAGAGTTCTGGTAATCGAAGATGACGAGGCGACGGCGCGAGAAATCGTCGCCGAACTCACGGTGCACGGCATGCTGGCCGAATGGGTCGCGAACGGCCGCGAAGGCTTCGATCGCGCGTCGCAGCGTGACTACGATCTGATCACCCTGGACCGCATGCTGCCCGGCATGGATGGCATCGATGTGGTGGCCGCCATGCGACGCGCGCAGATCGATACGCCGGTGCTTATGATCAGCGCGTTGAGCGATGTTGACGACCGCGTGCGTGGCCTTCGCGCGGGGGGGGACGATTACCTAACCAAGCCTTTTGCGCCGGACGAAATGGCGGCACGCGCCGAAGTGTTGCTGCGTCGTCGCCAGCCGCAATCGGCCCAGCGTCTGCGCGCGGCCGATCTCGAGCTTGACCTGGTGAGTCACCTTGCTTACCGCAACGGCCAGCCGCTCACCTTGTTGCCGACGGAATATCGGCTGCTCGAATTTCTCATGCGTAATTCGGATCAGGTGCTGACCCGGGCGATGATCTTCGAGACGGTATGGGGTTTCCATTTCGATCCCGGCACCAACGTCATCGACGTCCATATCGGCCGATTGCGGCGCAAGATCGACAGTGCCGGGCAACTGGCGCTGATTCACACGGTGCGCGGCACCGGCTACATGCTCACGGCCGCACACGACACCTTGCCGGTGACATCATGA
- a CDS encoding response regulator, translated as MSASFSSRVMGAAPRVLVVDGSKVVRQLIARVLKAELPEAEVIGCGTGAEAHELLDGAAFDFITIALRLPDMDGLELARHVRESAAQAYVPIVVVSGDVDDRLHRRTLGDHVTDYFDKSLGFQALAEFIRGYVRPQDQAEGDVLYVEDSRVVALATRRILEKHGLTVHHVISAEDALAKLDAAKAQGVVGADIVLTDVSLKGELTGGDLLERIRRDYGYGKGRLPVLVMTGDENPVNQAALLRAGANDLVEKPIEEKLLMTKLLFQLRVSRHLRDHDEAA; from the coding sequence ATGAGTGCGAGTTTCAGCAGTCGCGTAATGGGGGCGGCGCCCAGGGTGCTGGTCGTCGACGGCTCCAAGGTGGTGCGCCAGTTGATTGCCCGCGTGCTCAAGGCCGAATTGCCCGAAGCCGAGGTGATCGGCTGCGGCACGGGCGCGGAGGCACACGAGCTGCTCGACGGCGCTGCCTTCGACTTCATCACCATCGCGTTGCGTCTTCCCGACATGGATGGCCTGGAACTGGCGCGTCACGTGCGCGAATCGGCGGCCCAGGCCTATGTGCCCATCGTGGTCGTCTCGGGCGATGTCGATGACCGCCTGCACCGCCGGACCCTGGGCGATCATGTCACGGACTATTTCGACAAGTCGCTGGGTTTCCAGGCGCTGGCCGAGTTTATTCGCGGCTATGTGCGCCCGCAGGACCAGGCCGAGGGCGACGTGTTGTACGTCGAGGACAGCCGCGTGGTGGCCTTGGCGACCCGCCGCATCCTGGAAAAGCACGGGCTCACCGTGCACCACGTGATCAGCGCCGAGGACGCGCTGGCGAAGCTCGATGCCGCCAAGGCGCAGGGTGTGGTGGGCGCCGACATCGTGCTCACCGACGTCAGCCTCAAGGGCGAACTCACCGGCGGCGACCTGCTCGAGCGGATCCGTCGCGACTACGGTTACGGCAAGGGCCGCCTGCCGGTGCTGGTGATGACCGGCGACGAGAATCCGGTGAACCAGGCCGCCTTGCTCCGGGCTGGCGCGAACGACCTGGTCGAGAAGCCGATCGAGGAAAAGCTGCTGATGACCAAGCTGTTGTTCCAGTTGCGCGTGTCGCGGCACCTGCGCGACCACGACGAAGCCGCATGA
- the ftsX gene encoding permease-like cell division protein FtsX: protein MLAETPSRGGRTRARPVASWREHHGWSAAASLRRLMSRPVGTLLTVAVMAIALALPLTFYLLLGNVQKMGEALGQNQTVSVFLQPSQGGSAAQLAAKKLRDRPDVAAVTVKTPQQGMDDLAKMQGFSGALHTLEDNPLPYVLEVLPAQSVSADGVERLVADMRGIQGVDQVQDSGTWRQRLEALLGVGQRAVLILAVLLALAVLLVVGNTIRVDIASRSEEIGVLMLVGASRAFVRRPYLYAGIWYGLLSGVLAAAFAVLVELSLADPVARLGHAYAGKLQIDVLPLWLLASVPVAAAVLGWLGARLVSAWQLRKAA from the coding sequence CTGCTTGCCGAGACTCCGTCGCGTGGTGGGCGCACGCGCGCGCGTCCGGTGGCTAGCTGGCGCGAACACCATGGCTGGAGCGCGGCAGCCAGCCTGCGCCGCCTGATGTCGCGCCCGGTCGGCACCTTGCTTACCGTGGCGGTGATGGCCATCGCGCTGGCTTTGCCACTGACCTTTTATCTGCTGCTGGGCAACGTGCAGAAGATGGGCGAGGCCTTGGGGCAGAACCAGACAGTCAGCGTGTTTCTGCAGCCGAGCCAGGGCGGTTCCGCGGCGCAACTGGCAGCCAAGAAACTGCGCGATCGCCCCGACGTGGCGGCTGTCACCGTCAAGACGCCGCAGCAGGGCATGGACGATCTGGCCAAGATGCAGGGCTTCTCGGGCGCGTTGCATACGCTGGAAGACAACCCGTTGCCGTATGTACTCGAAGTGCTGCCTGCGCAGAGCGTCAGCGCCGATGGCGTCGAGCGCCTGGTCGCGGATATGCGGGGCATACAGGGCGTGGATCAAGTGCAGGACAGTGGCACCTGGCGCCAACGCCTGGAAGCCTTGCTTGGGGTCGGGCAGCGCGCGGTGCTGATTCTTGCCGTCTTGCTGGCGCTGGCGGTGTTGCTGGTGGTTGGCAACACCATACGCGTGGATATCGCCAGTCGCAGCGAAGAGATCGGCGTGCTGATGCTGGTGGGAGCGAGCCGCGCCTTCGTGCGCCGACCTTATCTCTACGCTGGCATCTGGTATGGCCTGCTCAGTGGCGTGCTGGCGGCAGCTTTCGCGGTGCTGGTCGAGCTTTCGCTGGCTGATCCTGTCGCGCGGCTGGGCCATGCCTATGCCGGCAAGCTGCAGATCGACGTGCTGCCATTATGGCTGCTGGCGTCGGTGCCAGTGGCTGCCGCCGTGCTTGGCTGGCTTGGCGCACGCCTGGTAAGTGCATGGCAGCTGCGCAAGGCCGCCTGA
- a CDS encoding sensor histidine kinase → MNARPNGWQSATSRLILIYGALFAVWGFILVGVIQWETTRYLNGVIDQMLLQRMHYIASTDPARMPATVDAASAIDPHGIMSVGLFDRDHRPVAGNIDRLPTSLVQDGQVHMLEHGLPRPDRDAERVRARGLANKLPNGDILVISKDTSTIDGLGAIIRRALLWGISLTIIPGLLGGFLLRRGPRKRIRALQEATDPIRQGDLSKRLPVSRRGDELDQLAAIVNTMLGEIERLMSEVKGVCDNIAHDLRTPLTRLRARLYRTQQQLEGRPEEALLEASMVDIDAVLTRFRALLRVSELEDRNRAACFDEVDIGQVLRQVHEFYAPVAEDRGQPFELDVQPLAPIRADAHLLFEALANLVGNAIKFTPPGGKVSLRASMDKRGPRVDIIDSGPGIPADERDAVTRRFYRGDNSRTTAGSGLGLSIVSAIVRLHGYALDIGQATTGARLTLYCYPVAPGEKPGTCLTRAVPEVTPLTV, encoded by the coding sequence ATGAACGCACGTCCGAATGGCTGGCAGTCGGCCACCTCGCGCTTGATCCTTATCTATGGCGCCTTGTTCGCCGTGTGGGGGTTCATCCTCGTGGGCGTCATCCAGTGGGAGACGACCCGTTACCTCAACGGGGTGATCGACCAGATGCTGCTGCAGCGCATGCACTACATCGCCTCGACCGATCCCGCACGCATGCCAGCGACCGTGGATGCCGCCAGCGCCATCGATCCGCACGGGATCATGTCGGTGGGGCTGTTCGATCGCGATCATCGTCCGGTGGCCGGCAATATCGACCGCCTGCCGACCTCGCTGGTCCAGGACGGCCAGGTGCACATGCTGGAGCATGGCTTGCCGCGCCCGGACCGCGATGCCGAGCGCGTACGCGCGCGCGGCCTGGCCAACAAGCTTCCCAACGGCGATATCCTGGTGATCTCCAAGGACACCAGCACCATCGACGGCCTCGGCGCGATCATCCGCCGTGCGCTGTTGTGGGGCATCTCGCTGACCATCATTCCCGGCCTGCTTGGCGGATTCCTGTTGCGGCGGGGTCCCAGGAAGCGCATTCGCGCGCTGCAGGAAGCGACGGATCCCATCCGTCAGGGCGACCTTTCCAAGCGCTTGCCCGTGAGTCGACGTGGTGACGAACTGGATCAACTGGCCGCCATCGTCAACACCATGCTGGGTGAGATCGAACGCCTGATGAGCGAAGTGAAGGGAGTGTGCGACAACATCGCGCATGACCTGCGCACGCCGCTCACGCGCTTGCGCGCTCGCCTCTACCGCACGCAACAGCAATTGGAAGGTCGGCCAGAGGAAGCCTTGCTGGAAGCGAGCATGGTGGACATCGATGCGGTGCTGACGCGCTTCCGCGCGCTATTGCGCGTCTCCGAACTGGAGGATCGCAACCGCGCCGCCTGCTTCGACGAGGTGGATATCGGCCAGGTGCTGCGTCAGGTGCACGAGTTCTATGCCCCGGTGGCGGAAGACCGCGGCCAGCCGTTTGAACTGGATGTGCAGCCGTTGGCGCCGATTCGCGCGGATGCCCATTTGCTGTTTGAGGCCTTGGCGAACCTCGTCGGCAACGCGATCAAATTCACGCCGCCCGGTGGAAAGGTCAGTTTGCGCGCGAGCATGGACAAGCGTGGTCCGCGGGTGGACATCATCGACAGTGGTCCGGGCATTCCTGCCGATGAGCGCGATGCGGTGACACGCCGCTTCTATCGCGGCGACAACAGCCGCACGACGGCAGGCTCGGGACTCGGCCTGAGCATCGTCAGCGCCATCGTGCGCCTGCATGGTTATGCGCTGGATATCGGCCAGGCGACCACGGGCGCGCGTCTCACGCTGTATTGCTATCCAGTGGCACCAGGCGAGAAGCCCGGCACCTGCCTGACCCGCGCCGTGCCGGAAGTGACTCCTTTGACGGTGTGA
- the ftsE gene encoding cell division ATP-binding protein FtsE produces the protein MIRFDQVSKRYEGGHEALSQLSFEVASGEMAFVTGHSGAGKSTLLKLLGLIERPSHGVITLEGQHLGKIGRSGIPKLRRRIGMVFQDHRLLMDRTVFANVELPLMIGGMAPVERSKRVRAALEKVGLLAYERQLPATLSAGEQQRVGIARAIVAKPMLLIADEPTGNLDPTLAVEIMGLFAEFQQVGTTVLVASHDLPLIKRMRKRVVVLDHGRLVADVAAQEVL, from the coding sequence GTGATCCGCTTTGATCAAGTCAGCAAACGCTACGAAGGCGGCCATGAGGCCCTGTCGCAGCTTTCCTTTGAGGTGGCGTCAGGCGAGATGGCCTTCGTTACCGGCCATTCCGGCGCAGGCAAGAGCACCTTGCTCAAGCTGCTCGGGCTGATCGAACGTCCCTCGCACGGCGTGATCACGCTCGAAGGGCAGCATCTGGGCAAGATCGGTCGCAGTGGCATTCCCAAGCTGCGTCGCCGTATCGGCATGGTGTTCCAGGACCACCGCCTGTTGATGGATCGCACCGTGTTCGCCAATGTCGAGCTGCCGTTGATGATTGGAGGCATGGCGCCGGTCGAACGCAGCAAGCGTGTGCGTGCCGCTTTGGAAAAGGTGGGCCTGCTGGCCTACGAACGCCAGCTGCCCGCGACACTGTCTGCGGGTGAACAGCAGCGCGTGGGTATTGCGCGCGCCATCGTGGCCAAGCCCATGCTGCTGATCGCCGACGAACCCACCGGCAATCTCGATCCCACCCTGGCGGTGGAGATCATGGGCCTGTTTGCCGAGTTCCAGCAGGTGGGCACCACCGTCCTGGTTGCCAGTCATGATCTGCCCTTGATCAAGCGCATGCGCAAGCGTGTGGTGGTGCTGGATCATGGCCGCCTGGTGGCCGACGTCGCCGCGCAGGAGGTGCTGTGA
- the rho gene encoding transcription termination factor Rho, protein MSDIESKETTDAKGAESKPVAETRTRAPRKSAAAAEAARAEKQAQLNIPPPPPVERSAPAVEAPAPAPAPAPVNTAPSESAPQGDGAQRPPQEAREGGQPNGGNPGFNNRNDRNDRDGRGRRRRHERNQPRGPGGPGGQGGQQGGGHPRNPNGLPVDDEYADAGSNDRLINLTELKRKNAIQLLEFAESLGVQEGVARARKQDVVFNILKAHARSGGGIWAEGVLEILQDGFGFLRSADESYLAGPDDIYVSPSQIRRFNLRTGDYITGRVRHPKEGERYFAMLKVDDINGDPPEASKNKMLFENLTPLFPRKAFKLERGNGSSEDITGRILDLVAPIGRGQRGLIVSQPKSGKTMMLQNIAQAITYNHPDAHLIMLLIDERPEEVTEIARTVRAEVISSTFDEPAVRHVQVAEMVIERAKRLVEHKKDVVILLDSITRLARAYNTVVPSSGKVLTGGVDANALQRPKRFFGAARNVEEGGSLTIIATALTDTGSKMDEVIYEEFKGTGNMEVHLSRRISEKRVYPAIDINRSGTRREDLLIEPDLLSKIWILRKLLHPMDELAAMEFMLDKMKNTKSNDEFFNSMKR, encoded by the coding sequence GTGTCTGATATCGAAAGCAAAGAAACTACCGACGCCAAGGGCGCCGAGTCGAAGCCTGTGGCAGAGACCCGCACCCGAGCACCACGCAAGTCTGCTGCAGCGGCCGAGGCCGCCAGGGCAGAGAAGCAGGCGCAGTTGAACATTCCGCCGCCCCCGCCGGTCGAGCGCTCTGCGCCGGCTGTCGAGGCTCCCGCGCCGGCTCCGGCTCCAGCGCCGGTGAACACGGCCCCCTCCGAATCCGCTCCGCAAGGCGATGGCGCCCAGCGCCCGCCCCAGGAAGCGCGCGAAGGTGGCCAGCCGAACGGCGGCAACCCGGGCTTCAACAACCGCAACGACCGCAACGACCGTGATGGTCGCGGCCGCCGTCGTCGTCATGAGCGTAACCAGCCGCGTGGCCCCGGTGGCCCCGGTGGCCAGGGCGGTCAGCAGGGGGGCGGTCATCCGCGCAACCCCAACGGCCTGCCCGTGGACGATGAGTACGCTGATGCCGGCAGCAACGACCGCCTGATCAACCTGACCGAACTCAAGCGCAAGAACGCGATCCAGTTGCTGGAATTCGCCGAATCGCTGGGTGTGCAGGAAGGCGTGGCGCGTGCCCGCAAGCAGGACGTGGTCTTCAACATCCTCAAGGCGCATGCCCGCTCCGGCGGCGGCATCTGGGCCGAGGGCGTGCTGGAGATCCTGCAGGACGGCTTCGGCTTCCTGCGCTCGGCCGACGAGTCCTACCTGGCCGGTCCGGACGACATCTATGTGTCGCCCAGCCAGATCCGCCGCTTCAACCTGCGCACCGGCGACTACATCACCGGGCGCGTGCGCCATCCGAAGGAAGGCGAGCGTTACTTCGCCATGCTCAAGGTCGACGACATCAACGGCGATCCGCCGGAGGCGTCGAAGAACAAGATGCTGTTCGAGAACCTCACTCCGCTGTTCCCGCGCAAGGCTTTCAAGCTTGAGCGCGGCAACGGTTCCAGTGAGGACATCACCGGCCGCATCCTCGATCTGGTCGCCCCCATCGGCCGCGGCCAGCGTGGCCTGATCGTCTCGCAGCCGAAGTCCGGCAAGACGATGATGCTGCAGAACATCGCGCAGGCCATCACCTACAACCACCCCGACGCGCACCTGATCATGCTGTTGATCGACGAGCGCCCGGAAGAAGTGACGGAAATCGCCCGCACCGTGCGTGCCGAAGTGATCTCCTCGACCTTCGACGAGCCGGCCGTGCGCCACGTGCAGGTCGCCGAAATGGTGATTGAGCGCGCCAAGCGCCTGGTCGAGCACAAGAAGGACGTGGTGATCCTGCTCGACTCCATCACGCGTCTCGCCCGCGCCTACAACACCGTGGTACCCAGCTCCGGCAAGGTGCTCACCGGCGGTGTCGACGCCAATGCGCTGCAGCGTCCGAAGCGTTTCTTCGGTGCTGCGCGTAATGTGGAGGAAGGCGGCAGCCTCACCATCATCGCCACCGCGCTGACCGACACCGGCAGCAAGATGGACGAGGTAATCTACGAGGAGTTCAAGGGCACCGGCAACATGGAAGTGCACCTGTCCCGCCGCATCTCCGAGAAGCGCGTCTACCCGGCCATCGACATCAACCGTTCCGGCACCCGCCGCGAAGACCTGTTGATCGAGCCGGACCTGCTGTCCAAGATCTGGATTCTGCGCAAGCTGCTGCATCCGATGGACGAGCTGGCCGCGATGGAGTTCATGCTCGACAAGATGAAGAACACAAAGTCCAACGACGAGTTCTTCAACTCGATGAAGCGCTGA
- the rpoH gene encoding RNA polymerase sigma factor RpoH, which yields MSQALVTANLPVPSVVGSLDAYISAVHRIPVLTQDEEQALSRRFNGENDLESARQLVMSHLRFVVHVARGYNGYGLQLSDLIQEGNIGLMKAVKRFDPDQGVRLVSFAVHWIRAEMHEFILRNWRIVKVATTKAQRKLFFNLRKSKKRLGWMNAEEVRTVAKDLGVPEATVREMESRLSGRDIGFEAPADADEDAKPAPEAFLIDEGADPYENVSDADQADNQLDTLSTALQKLDARSRDIIQRRWLDEDKATLQDLADEYGVSAERIRQVEANAMKKMRGLFAA from the coding sequence ATGTCTCAAGCTTTGGTGACCGCCAACCTGCCGGTGCCGAGTGTCGTCGGCAGTCTGGATGCCTATATCTCGGCGGTCCATCGGATTCCGGTGCTGACCCAGGACGAGGAGCAGGCGCTGTCGCGACGCTTCAACGGCGAGAATGATCTGGAGTCGGCCCGCCAGCTGGTGATGTCGCACCTGCGCTTCGTGGTCCATGTGGCCCGTGGCTACAACGGTTATGGCCTGCAGCTGTCGGATCTTATCCAGGAAGGCAATATCGGCCTGATGAAGGCCGTGAAGCGCTTCGACCCCGACCAGGGCGTGCGTCTGGTGAGCTTTGCCGTGCACTGGATTCGCGCCGAAATGCACGAGTTCATCCTGCGCAACTGGCGCATCGTCAAGGTCGCCACGACCAAGGCGCAGCGCAAGCTGTTCTTCAACCTGCGCAAGAGCAAGAAGCGCCTGGGCTGGATGAACGCCGAGGAAGTGCGCACCGTGGCCAAGGATCTAGGTGTACCGGAAGCGACGGTGCGCGAGATGGAATCGCGCCTGTCGGGCCGTGATATTGGTTTCGAAGCCCCGGCGGATGCCGACGAAGACGCCAAGCCGGCGCCGGAAGCGTTCCTGATCGACGAAGGTGCGGACCCGTACGAGAACGTGTCCGACGCCGACCAGGCCGATAACCAGCTCGACACGCTGTCCACCGCGCTGCAGAAGCTGGATGCCCGCTCGCGCGACATCATCCAGCGCCGCTGGCTGGACGAAGACAAGGCCACCCTGCAGGATCTGGCCGATGAGTACGGCGTGTCGGCCGAGCGCATCCGTCAGGTCGAAGCCAATGCGATGAAGAAGATGCGCGGCCTCTTCGCCGCCTGA
- the trxA gene encoding thioredoxin TrxA, which produces MSDLITHVSDDAFEQEVLKSDTPVLLDFWAEWCGPCKAIAPILDELAKQYEGKLRIAKINIDHNQKTPRNYGVRGIPTLMVFKDGKVEATQIGAVSKGQLAQMIDKAI; this is translated from the coding sequence GTGAGCGACCTGATTACCCATGTAAGCGACGATGCCTTTGAGCAGGAAGTGCTCAAGTCCGACACCCCGGTGTTGCTGGATTTCTGGGCGGAGTGGTGCGGCCCATGCAAGGCCATTGCCCCCATCCTGGACGAGCTGGCCAAGCAGTACGAGGGCAAGCTGCGCATTGCCAAGATCAATATCGACCATAACCAGAAGACGCCCCGCAACTATGGCGTCCGCGGCATCCCGACCCTGATGGTGTTCAAGGACGGCAAGGTCGAAGCCACCCAGATCGGCGCGGTCAGCAAGGGTCAGCTCGCCCAGATGATCGACAAGGCCATCTAA
- the ung gene encoding uracil-DNA glycosylase, with the protein MTEDKVRLDPSWKARIGDYLVRPDMQALSDFLRAEKQAGKVVYPPGPEIFAAFDHTPFDAVRVVILGQDPYHGPGQAHGLCFSVRPGVPSPPSLQNIFKEIQRDLGFRAPDHGCLTPWADRGVLLLNSVLTVEQAMAASHQGKGWEGFTDAAIEALNREREGLVFMLWGAYAQRKGQLIDPARHCVLKSVHPSPLSAHRGFIGCGHFSSANQYLEAHGVAPIDWSLPPRAQLG; encoded by the coding sequence ATGACCGAGGACAAGGTCAGGCTGGACCCGTCCTGGAAGGCGCGGATCGGTGACTATCTGGTGCGGCCCGATATGCAGGCCCTCAGCGACTTCCTGCGCGCCGAAAAACAGGCCGGCAAGGTGGTCTACCCGCCAGGGCCTGAGATCTTCGCGGCCTTCGACCACACCCCGTTCGACGCCGTGCGGGTGGTCATCCTGGGCCAGGATCCGTACCACGGGCCGGGTCAAGCGCATGGGCTGTGCTTTTCGGTGCGCCCTGGCGTGCCGTCACCGCCCTCGCTGCAGAACATCTTCAAGGAAATCCAGCGCGATCTGGGCTTCCGGGCGCCGGACCACGGCTGCCTCACCCCCTGGGCCGATCGCGGCGTGCTGTTGCTCAATAGCGTGCTGACGGTCGAGCAGGCCATGGCCGCCTCGCACCAGGGCAAGGGCTGGGAAGGCTTCACCGATGCGGCCATCGAGGCCCTGAACCGGGAACGGGAAGGGCTGGTGTTCATGCTCTGGGGCGCCTACGCCCAGCGCAAGGGGCAGCTGATCGACCCGGCCCGCCATTGCGTTCTGAAGTCGGTGCACCCATCTCCTTTATCGGCGCACCGCGGTTTTATCGGCTGCGGGCACTTCTCGTCGGCGAACCAGTACCTGGAAGCCCACGGGGTGGCCCCTATCGACTGGTCCCTGCCGCCACGCGCTCAGCTCGGCTGA